A part of Amycolatopsis camponoti genomic DNA contains:
- a CDS encoding TIGR03620 family F420-dependent LLM class oxidoreductase, whose product MTIELGPLGAYLTAAEATATDAVALEEAGYGAIWLAASPTADLLSAERLLDATNRIVVGTSVLNVWQADAETVADSYHRIAAGHPDRLLIGIGAGHREINAGYTSPVAKVAGYLDTLTAAGVPADRVLLAALGPKMLRLAAERAAGTLTLQVTPEHTRRAREALGPTKLVVPGHGVVLDADADRARETGRAGLRQILGIANYANNLRRIGYTDDDLTDPFSDRLIDVLVFHGEAPAIAAGIHTEITAGANHVGLHAAGEDPIGVLRAIAAAARELEVLRA is encoded by the coding sequence ATGACCATCGAACTCGGGCCCCTCGGCGCCTACCTGACCGCTGCCGAGGCGACCGCGACGGACGCCGTCGCGCTGGAGGAAGCCGGCTACGGCGCGATCTGGCTGGCGGCGTCGCCGACCGCTGATCTCCTTTCGGCGGAGCGGCTGCTGGACGCCACGAACCGGATCGTGGTGGGCACCAGCGTGCTCAACGTGTGGCAGGCCGACGCGGAAACCGTCGCGGACTCCTACCACCGCATCGCGGCCGGGCACCCGGACCGGCTGCTCATCGGCATCGGCGCCGGCCACCGCGAAATCAACGCCGGCTACACGTCACCGGTGGCGAAGGTCGCCGGCTACCTGGACACCCTGACCGCGGCCGGTGTCCCCGCCGACCGCGTGCTGCTGGCCGCCCTCGGCCCCAAGATGCTCCGGCTGGCCGCCGAGCGCGCCGCGGGCACCCTCACGCTCCAGGTGACGCCCGAACACACCCGCCGCGCCCGGGAAGCCCTCGGCCCCACCAAGCTGGTGGTGCCCGGCCACGGCGTGGTGCTGGACGCCGACGCCGACCGGGCCCGGGAGACCGGCCGGGCCGGGCTGCGCCAGATCCTCGGCATCGCCAACTACGCCAACAACCTCCGGCGCATCGGCTACACCGACGACGATCTCACCGACCCGTTCAGCGACCGGTTGATCGACGTACTCGTGTTCCACGGCGAAGCGCCGGCCATCGCGGCCGGCATCCACACGGAAATCACGGCCGGGGCGAACCACGTGGGCCTGCACGCGGCGGGCGAAGACCCCATCGGTGTCCTGCGCGCAATCGCCGCAGCAGCGCGCGAACTCGAGGTGCTTCGGGCCTAG
- a CDS encoding LysR family transcriptional regulator encodes MELRALRCFVAVADELHFGRAAERLHIAQPAVSQQIARLERELGVRLFDRSPRRVRLTEAGQRVLDAARTTLAAAGQVKIAAKQVPTTVRIGTAAGMTARLERGIDALRERAPEFDVVLVDLPVEARINALRQGDLDLALTRGVGSVPGLTVLPAWEENLLAVVSGRHPAADGAPVGLAELAGDTLRLPAREHDPSLYDAVVLALRDTGLCPPTGRPVGTLQDTIVEVGSDPRSWTVLSADQVAEIHSTRVRAIPLEPAITIAGGVIVAADAGNAAECAVAAFRDEVVPHRP; translated from the coding sequence ATGGAGTTGCGGGCGCTGCGCTGTTTCGTCGCCGTCGCCGACGAGCTGCACTTCGGCCGGGCCGCCGAGCGGCTGCACATCGCGCAGCCCGCGGTCAGCCAGCAGATCGCCCGGCTGGAGCGGGAACTCGGGGTCCGGCTGTTCGACCGGTCGCCGCGCCGGGTCCGGCTCACCGAGGCCGGGCAGCGGGTGCTCGACGCGGCACGCACCACGCTCGCCGCGGCCGGCCAGGTGAAGATCGCGGCGAAGCAGGTCCCGACGACGGTGCGCATCGGCACCGCCGCGGGCATGACCGCCCGTCTGGAACGCGGTATCGACGCCCTGCGCGAGCGGGCGCCGGAGTTCGACGTGGTGCTGGTCGACCTGCCGGTCGAAGCCCGGATCAACGCTCTCCGGCAGGGTGACCTCGACCTGGCGCTGACCCGCGGCGTGGGCTCCGTACCCGGGCTGACGGTACTGCCGGCCTGGGAGGAGAACCTGCTGGCGGTGGTGTCCGGACGGCACCCGGCCGCGGACGGCGCTCCCGTCGGCTTGGCCGAGCTGGCCGGCGACACGCTGCGCTTACCCGCCCGGGAGCACGACCCGTCGTTGTACGACGCCGTGGTCCTGGCGCTGCGCGACACCGGCCTGTGCCCGCCGACCGGCCGGCCGGTCGGCACGCTCCAGGACACGATCGTCGAAGTCGGCTCGGATCCGCGGAGCTGGACGGTGCTGTCCGCCGACCAGGTCGCCGAGATCCACTCGACTCGTGTCCGGGCGATCCCGCTCGAACCGGCGATCACGATCGCCGGTGGCGTCATCGTCGCCGCGGATGCGGGTAACGCAGCCGAATGCGCGGTGGCGGCCTTCCGCGACGAAGTGGTCCCGCACCGTCCATAG
- a CDS encoding AAA family ATPase, producing the protein MGTTGLAARLAEARTGALVGREPERAVLDRMLSGAPDAPVVAYVHGPGGIGKSSLLRYAARQAALAGRRVVPVDARYLDADPRRLAEAAAPACADPGTVLLLDTFEQCQPLEGWLRETFLPRLAEGALVVLASRVAPDAEWSLDPGWAPLFAALAVRPLDAVQSAALLAARGVPAEQRGAFVTFAGGSPLALSLAASVPAEGPGTPWEPAGDVLTTLVDRLVGDVPTTAHQRALEVVAQAYVTREPVLRAVLGEAEAAPMFAWLRQQPYIEATPEGLYPHDAVRATLEADLRWRDPERHDDVRVRVSVACLQAVRGAAEDDVLLRVAEWMFLFRDRSGPEDPYDWGAHRHVEDRPLRPEDVPDVVRMAEEAEGAASAAAAAHWVRRQPEGFRVYRYTGTAEPVGFMAILRLDTPLPRDLAADPVIAALWEHVAAAAPLRRGEHAGVRRFAVQPGHHQRPSPLLDLISRRTIAEEMRTRGRAVTFTVFEDAGRWRDYLAEAGLREVAAVDVGGRRQHLFGRDWRRQTVEEWVEHRARTLAAPVATWPAPSAGARMARAEFEHGVGEALRTWHIPAAFATSVLVRSHLVPAGSGDPVADLRGAITAALDALPVDPAGVKAREILVATYISAFRTHKAAARRLGLPYGTYRRHLALAKDRLTEQLLGSSPGE; encoded by the coding sequence GTGGGTACGACGGGTCTGGCGGCTCGCCTGGCCGAGGCGCGGACCGGTGCGCTGGTGGGCCGGGAGCCGGAACGGGCGGTGCTCGACCGGATGCTGTCGGGAGCGCCGGACGCTCCCGTGGTGGCCTACGTGCACGGTCCCGGCGGGATCGGCAAGTCGTCGCTGCTGCGCTACGCCGCCCGGCAGGCGGCGCTCGCCGGGCGGCGGGTGGTGCCGGTGGACGCCCGTTACCTCGACGCCGATCCGCGTCGCCTCGCGGAGGCCGCCGCCCCGGCGTGCGCCGATCCCGGCACCGTCCTGCTCCTCGACACCTTCGAGCAGTGCCAACCGCTCGAGGGGTGGCTGCGCGAGACTTTCCTGCCACGGCTGGCCGAGGGCGCGCTGGTCGTCCTGGCGAGCCGGGTCGCGCCCGATGCCGAGTGGTCGCTGGATCCCGGCTGGGCGCCGCTCTTCGCCGCACTGGCCGTGCGGCCGCTCGATGCCGTCCAGTCCGCCGCGTTGCTCGCCGCCCGCGGTGTCCCGGCCGAGCAGCGCGGCGCCTTCGTCACCTTCGCCGGAGGCAGCCCGCTCGCGCTGTCCCTCGCCGCCTCCGTGCCCGCCGAGGGGCCGGGCACGCCGTGGGAACCCGCCGGGGACGTGCTGACGACCCTGGTCGACCGGCTGGTCGGCGACGTCCCGACCACGGCGCACCAACGCGCCCTCGAAGTCGTCGCGCAGGCGTACGTCACCCGGGAGCCGGTGCTGCGAGCGGTACTGGGTGAGGCGGAAGCCGCGCCGATGTTCGCCTGGCTGCGGCAGCAGCCCTACATCGAGGCGACGCCCGAAGGGCTGTACCCGCACGACGCCGTGCGGGCCACGCTCGAGGCCGACCTGCGCTGGCGGGACCCCGAACGCCACGACGACGTCCGCGTCCGCGTCTCGGTGGCCTGCCTGCAGGCGGTCCGCGGCGCCGCCGAAGACGACGTGCTGCTGCGGGTGGCGGAGTGGATGTTCCTCTTCCGCGACCGGAGCGGCCCGGAGGACCCGTACGACTGGGGAGCGCACCGGCACGTCGAAGACCGTCCGCTGCGCCCCGAGGACGTGCCCGACGTGGTGCGGATGGCGGAGGAGGCCGAGGGCGCGGCTTCCGCGGCCGCGGCCGCGCACTGGGTGCGTCGCCAGCCGGAAGGCTTTCGCGTCTACCGGTACACGGGCACGGCCGAGCCCGTGGGGTTCATGGCCATCCTGCGGCTCGACACCCCGCTGCCCCGGGACCTCGCCGCGGACCCGGTGATCGCGGCGCTGTGGGAACACGTGGCGGCGGCCGCTCCGCTGCGGCGGGGCGAGCACGCGGGCGTCCGCCGCTTCGCGGTGCAGCCCGGCCACCACCAGCGGCCCTCACCCCTGCTGGACCTGATCAGCAGGCGCACCATCGCGGAAGAGATGCGGACTCGCGGCCGGGCGGTGACCTTCACCGTCTTCGAGGACGCCGGGCGCTGGCGGGACTACCTGGCCGAAGCCGGGCTGCGAGAGGTCGCGGCCGTGGACGTCGGCGGGCGGCGGCAGCACCTCTTCGGCCGGGACTGGCGGCGGCAGACCGTCGAGGAGTGGGTCGAGCACCGGGCTCGCACTTTGGCCGCGCCCGTGGCCACGTGGCCGGCTCCGTCCGCGGGGGCCCGGATGGCCCGCGCCGAGTTCGAGCACGGCGTCGGCGAGGCGCTGCGCACCTGGCACATCCCGGCCGCATTCGCGACCAGTGTCCTGGTGCGCTCGCACCTGGTGCCGGCCGGATCGGGCGACCCGGTGGCGGACCTGCGCGGCGCCATCACGGCCGCCCTCGACGCGCTGCCGGTCGACCCCGCGGGGGTCAAGGCGCGCGAAATCCTCGTCGCCACCTACATTTCCGCTTTCCGCACCCACAAGGCGGCCGCGCGGCGGCTCGGGCTGCCGTACGGCACCTACCGGCGTCACCTCGCCCTGGCCAAGGACCGGCTCACGGAGCAGCTGCTGGGCTCCTCACCGGGGGAGTGA
- a CDS encoding MarR family winged helix-turn-helix transcriptional regulator encodes MPDSPPSLDPVQLGAYFDLIEVTSLLRHAVEQQLREAGDLSYVQFQLLARLGDSPTGSHRMTDLADGVVYSRSGLTYQAGLLEKAGLVVRAPSPEDERSVTVTITDAGRALLAKVLPGHVEVVSGLLFEPLSRADVQALAGLLAPVRDHMRSTPPRSAAPRRRKGGA; translated from the coding sequence ATGCCCGACTCACCGCCTTCCCTCGACCCCGTGCAGCTCGGTGCCTACTTCGACCTCATCGAGGTGACCAGCCTGCTGCGGCACGCGGTCGAGCAGCAGCTGCGCGAGGCGGGCGACCTCAGCTACGTGCAGTTCCAACTGCTCGCCCGCCTCGGCGACTCACCGACGGGCAGCCACCGCATGACCGACCTGGCCGACGGCGTCGTCTACAGCCGCAGCGGCCTGACCTACCAGGCCGGCCTGCTCGAGAAAGCGGGCCTGGTCGTACGCGCCCCGTCCCCCGAGGACGAGCGGAGCGTCACCGTCACCATCACCGACGCCGGGCGAGCGCTGCTGGCGAAGGTGCTGCCGGGCCACGTCGAGGTGGTCAGCGGCCTCCTGTTCGAGCCGCTCTCGCGCGCCGACGTCCAGGCCCTCGCCGGTCTGCTGGCCCCGGTGCGCGACCACATGCGCTCGACGCCGCCCCGGTCGGCCGCGCCGCGCCGCCGCAAAGGCGGCGCGTGA
- a CDS encoding NADP-dependent oxidoreductase: MKAVRFHEYGDPAVLRYEDVDQPVPAAGQVRVRVAATSFNSVDGNIRGGFMQGPIPVRLPHTPGLDVAGTVDALGEGVAGFAVGDRVVGFLPMDKPGAAAEYVLAPAEILAAAPSSVPLAEAAALPVVALTAYQALFDHGNLRAGQRVLVNGAGGAVGGYAVQLAKQAGAYVIATASPRSADAVKATGVDEVVDHTTTNVADAVTDPVDVVLNLAPVAPEQLAALVTLVRPGGVVVNTTVWMPAPSDEDRGVRGIDLFVRSDAGQLAKLVAQVDRGELRVDVADRVPLADLAALHARAADGAVHGKVIVLAPTA, encoded by the coding sequence ATGAAGGCAGTGCGCTTCCACGAGTACGGAGACCCCGCTGTGCTGCGCTACGAGGACGTCGACCAGCCGGTCCCCGCGGCCGGGCAGGTGCGGGTCCGGGTGGCCGCGACGTCGTTCAACTCCGTCGACGGAAACATCCGCGGTGGGTTCATGCAGGGCCCGATCCCGGTGCGGCTGCCGCACACGCCGGGTCTCGACGTCGCGGGCACGGTCGACGCGCTGGGGGAGGGCGTAGCGGGTTTCGCGGTGGGTGACCGGGTCGTGGGGTTCCTGCCGATGGACAAGCCCGGCGCCGCCGCGGAGTACGTCCTCGCGCCGGCCGAAATCCTCGCGGCGGCCCCTTCGAGTGTCCCGCTGGCCGAGGCCGCCGCGTTGCCGGTGGTGGCCCTGACCGCCTATCAAGCGCTGTTCGACCACGGCAACCTGCGGGCCGGGCAGCGGGTGCTGGTCAACGGCGCCGGTGGAGCGGTCGGTGGTTACGCGGTGCAGCTGGCCAAGCAGGCCGGGGCGTACGTGATCGCCACGGCGAGCCCACGCAGCGCCGACGCGGTGAAGGCGACCGGGGTCGACGAGGTCGTCGACCACACCACCACGAACGTGGCCGACGCGGTGACCGACCCGGTCGACGTCGTGCTCAACCTCGCGCCGGTGGCTCCCGAGCAGCTGGCCGCGCTGGTCACGCTCGTCCGCCCGGGCGGGGTCGTGGTGAACACGACTGTGTGGATGCCCGCACCGTCCGATGAGGACCGCGGTGTCCGCGGCATCGACCTGTTCGTCCGCAGCGACGCCGGCCAGCTCGCGAAGCTGGTCGCCCAGGTCGACCGCGGCGAACTGCGCGTCGACGTCGCCGACCGCGTCCCGCTGGCCGACCTGGCCGCTTTGCACGCCCGCGCCGCCGACGGCGCCGTGCACGGCAAGGTCATCGTCCTCGCGCCCACCGCCTGA
- a CDS encoding alpha/beta hydrolase translates to MALSLDPEIAAALAPMAGAMADLTPPAVGDVAAQRARWEPIIGAASTAQPIPVDVKTTDHFATTGDGAQIALRWYVKEGAAPGPAVVFFHGGGYVFGHIDLFDGPVARYVSAGGVPMLSVDYRRAPEHPFPTPVEDAYTALNWLHEHAAELGVDPRRIGVMGDSAGGGLAAAVSILARERGGPEIARQILIMPMLDDRTPAPDEHIAPYLLWSYDDSRTAWPALLGDAAGGPGVPPTAAPARLEDATGLPPAYIEVGQLDLFRDEDTAYATKLARAGVPVEFHLHPGAPHEFDSIAFGSDVARRAIADRVRVLKSL, encoded by the coding sequence ATGGCACTCAGCTTGGACCCCGAAATCGCCGCGGCACTGGCCCCGATGGCCGGCGCGATGGCCGACCTGACGCCACCGGCGGTGGGTGACGTCGCGGCGCAGCGCGCCCGGTGGGAGCCGATCATCGGCGCCGCGAGCACCGCTCAGCCGATCCCCGTCGACGTCAAGACCACGGACCACTTCGCGACCACGGGCGACGGCGCGCAGATCGCCCTGCGCTGGTACGTCAAGGAAGGGGCGGCACCCGGGCCGGCCGTGGTGTTCTTCCACGGCGGCGGCTACGTCTTCGGCCACATCGACCTGTTCGACGGCCCCGTCGCCCGCTACGTTTCCGCCGGCGGCGTGCCGATGCTCTCGGTCGACTACCGCCGCGCCCCCGAACACCCGTTCCCGACGCCGGTCGAGGACGCCTACACGGCGCTGAACTGGCTGCACGAGCACGCCGCCGAACTGGGTGTCGACCCCCGGCGGATCGGCGTGATGGGCGACAGCGCCGGCGGCGGCCTGGCCGCGGCCGTGTCGATCCTCGCCCGGGAACGCGGCGGTCCGGAAATCGCCCGGCAGATCCTGATCATGCCGATGCTCGACGACCGCACCCCCGCCCCGGACGAGCACATCGCGCCCTACCTGCTGTGGTCCTACGACGACAGCCGCACCGCGTGGCCGGCCCTGCTCGGTGACGCCGCCGGCGGACCCGGCGTGCCGCCCACCGCGGCCCCCGCCCGGCTCGAAGACGCGACCGGCCTGCCCCCGGCCTACATCGAGGTCGGCCAGCTCGACCTGTTCCGCGACGAAGACACCGCCTACGCGACGAAACTCGCCCGCGCCGGCGTGCCGGTGGAGTTCCACCTCCACCCCGGTGCGCCCCACGAGTTCGACTCGATCGCGTTCGGCTCCGACGTCGCCCGGCGCGCCATCGCCGACCGCGTCCGCGTGCTCAAGTCCCTCTGA
- a CDS encoding LLM class F420-dependent oxidoreductase — MKLSYYLPTGTTHEFAGYTDPVAAFAKLLELAKVADESGFATIWAPDHFIPFGPSGSYVFEAWTTLAALAREVGTARLGQLVTGNGYRNPALLAKMASTLDVVSGGRLTFGIGAGWYEEEYKAFGYDFPGAGERLRRLEEALKIIHALWTGNPATFDGDYFSTAGAVSSPTGVQLPHPPVMIAGGGEKVTLRLVALYGDLCNVQESPDEVHRKFQVLARHCETVGRDFSRITKTSTSYCIIADTDEEARAAVPPWAPQVFPGELADYGLIGTVDTIRKRLEVYRDAGVDELIVGFRDALDADTLRTFATEFIAT; from the coding sequence ATGAAACTCAGCTACTACCTGCCCACCGGCACGACCCACGAGTTCGCCGGCTACACCGACCCGGTCGCCGCGTTCGCCAAGCTCCTGGAGCTGGCCAAGGTCGCCGACGAGTCCGGCTTCGCCACCATCTGGGCACCGGACCACTTCATCCCCTTCGGCCCGTCCGGGTCCTACGTGTTCGAGGCCTGGACCACGCTGGCCGCGCTGGCCCGCGAAGTCGGCACGGCCCGGCTCGGCCAGCTGGTCACCGGTAACGGTTACCGCAACCCCGCCCTGCTGGCCAAGATGGCCTCCACCCTCGACGTCGTCTCCGGCGGGCGGCTGACCTTCGGGATCGGCGCCGGCTGGTACGAAGAGGAGTACAAGGCGTTCGGCTACGACTTCCCCGGCGCCGGTGAGCGCCTCCGGCGCCTGGAGGAGGCGCTGAAGATCATCCACGCCCTGTGGACGGGAAATCCGGCCACCTTCGACGGCGACTACTTCAGCACCGCCGGCGCGGTCAGCTCGCCGACCGGGGTCCAGCTGCCGCACCCGCCGGTGATGATCGCCGGCGGCGGGGAGAAGGTGACGCTGCGGCTGGTCGCGCTGTACGGCGACCTGTGCAACGTGCAGGAATCCCCCGACGAGGTCCACCGCAAGTTCCAGGTCCTCGCCCGGCACTGCGAGACCGTCGGCCGTGACTTCTCGCGGATCACCAAGACCTCGACGAGCTACTGCATCATCGCCGACACCGACGAAGAAGCCCGTGCCGCGGTCCCGCCGTGGGCGCCGCAGGTGTTCCCGGGCGAGCTGGCCGACTACGGCCTGATCGGCACCGTCGACACGATCCGCAAGCGGCTGGAGGTCTACCGCGACGCGGGCGTGGACGAGCTGATCGTCGGGTTCCGAGATGCGCTGGACGCCGACACCCTGCGCACTTTCGCCACCGAGTTCATCGCCACCTGA
- a CDS encoding dihydrofolate reductase family protein, which translates to MTTDSSRRLVLSTLSSLNGVIGEPMAWAGPHFGPGSATASLTALRRSSAMLMGRRTYDLFSRQWPDTPGDYAAHLNAMPKYVFSRTLRDPSWTNTTVLGGDVADTVARMKREPGGDLVVYGHGRFGRTLTAAGLVDELTLTVVPVIVPDGEAFSRPGDAPSTWELLDAGPGADPGLVSLRYRPRRG; encoded by the coding sequence ATGACGACGGACTCTTCGCGGCGCCTGGTGCTCAGCACCCTGTCGTCGCTCAACGGCGTGATCGGCGAACCGATGGCCTGGGCCGGACCTCACTTCGGCCCGGGCAGCGCGACAGCGTCGCTGACGGCGCTGCGGCGAAGCTCGGCGATGCTGATGGGCCGTCGGACCTACGACCTCTTCTCCCGGCAGTGGCCGGACACCCCCGGCGACTACGCCGCCCACCTCAACGCCATGCCGAAGTACGTGTTCTCCCGGACGCTGCGGGATCCGAGCTGGACCAACACCACCGTGCTCGGCGGCGACGTCGCCGACACCGTCGCGCGGATGAAGCGCGAGCCCGGCGGGGATCTGGTCGTCTACGGGCACGGCCGGTTCGGGCGGACGCTCACCGCGGCCGGACTGGTCGACGAGCTGACCTTGACCGTCGTGCCCGTGATCGTCCCGGACGGCGAGGCGTTTTCCCGTCCCGGCGACGCACCGAGCACGTGGGAACTGCTCGACGCGGGGCCGGGCGCCGATCCGGGTCTGGTGTCGCTGCGCTACCGGCCGCGACGAGGATGA
- a CDS encoding RNA polymerase subunit sigma-70 has protein sequence MAESWDDLESYRPELVALCYRMTGSAHEAEDLVQETYLRAWRARASFEARSAVRTWLYRIAMNVCLTALNGRGRRVLPAGLGTPGEDPDVPLPAAQALWLTPWFGDPAHVAEQRGMLRLALVASAQHLPPRQRAAFLLREVLAMPATEIAEVLGTSVPAVKSALQRARSRLDELAPSPEEITEPDSPAARDILNSYISAFETADMVALTRLLRDDATLEVIPSGLSLSGKRSCVPFLAEYVLTAPGLYRMFPTVANDQPAAVAYYRARPDAPFRPFGLAVLTSDTTHLVSITTFLDPELVAAAGFPDDPGRMP, from the coding sequence ATGGCGGAGTCGTGGGACGACCTCGAGAGCTACCGGCCGGAACTGGTGGCCTTGTGCTACCGCATGACGGGCTCGGCGCACGAGGCCGAAGACCTGGTGCAGGAGACCTACCTGCGGGCGTGGCGCGCCCGCGCGTCGTTCGAGGCACGCTCGGCGGTGCGCACGTGGTTGTACCGGATCGCCATGAACGTGTGCCTCACGGCGCTGAACGGGCGGGGCCGCCGGGTCCTGCCGGCCGGGCTCGGTACCCCGGGCGAGGACCCGGACGTCCCGTTGCCCGCGGCCCAGGCCCTGTGGCTCACCCCCTGGTTCGGCGACCCGGCGCACGTGGCCGAGCAGCGCGGGATGCTGCGGCTCGCCCTCGTCGCCAGCGCGCAGCACCTGCCGCCGCGGCAGCGCGCGGCGTTCCTGCTGCGCGAGGTGCTGGCCATGCCGGCCACCGAGATCGCCGAGGTGCTCGGCACGAGCGTGCCCGCGGTCAAGAGCGCCCTCCAGCGTGCCCGGTCCCGGCTCGACGAGCTGGCGCCGTCGCCGGAGGAGATCACCGAGCCGGACTCGCCCGCGGCGCGCGACATCCTGAACTCCTACATCTCCGCTTTCGAGACCGCCGACATGGTGGCCCTGACCCGGTTGCTGCGCGACGACGCGACCCTCGAGGTGATCCCGTCGGGGTTGTCGCTGTCCGGAAAGCGTTCCTGCGTACCGTTTCTGGCCGAGTACGTGCTCACCGCACCCGGGCTCTACCGGATGTTTCCCACGGTCGCGAACGACCAGCCGGCCGCCGTGGCCTACTACCGCGCGCGGCCCGACGCGCCGTTCCGGCCGTTCGGGCTGGCTGTGTTGACCAGCGACACCACGCACCTGGTCTCGATCACGACCTTCCTCGACCCGGAACTGGTCGCCGCGGCGGGCTTCCCGGACGATCCCGGCCGGATGCCGTGA
- a CDS encoding AraC family transcriptional regulator, with product MDVLADILTAMRVGRPVAALTEVHAPWGLRFDQVLGAAFHVVLQGSCRLVPLDGTAFAEVQLGPGDVVLLGRGAPHAIVSAPDAPLTAFAPVRDRPGGSFGRFTLPGSGARSTIVCGAYKLMRRRPHPLLRDLPEVVHLPAAPGRNPGLRAMVDLLGAELHEAPPGAAAVAPSLVDALLVYLIRAWMAGAENSTTSWSAALSDPEISPVLAAMHADPRRAWTVQQLAAVAGLSRAAFARRFTSVVGEPPLTYFTRWRMTTAAQLLRTTDHTLARVADAVGYGSPFAFAKAFAREYATTPGSYRAEPGG from the coding sequence GTGGACGTGCTGGCCGACATCCTGACGGCGATGCGGGTCGGGCGGCCGGTCGCCGCCCTCACCGAAGTGCACGCGCCGTGGGGGCTGCGCTTCGACCAGGTCCTGGGCGCCGCCTTCCACGTCGTCCTCCAGGGCAGCTGCCGGCTGGTTCCCTTGGACGGGACGGCTTTCGCGGAGGTTCAGCTGGGCCCCGGGGACGTCGTCCTGCTCGGCCGCGGTGCTCCACACGCGATCGTCTCCGCGCCGGACGCGCCCCTGACCGCGTTCGCCCCGGTTCGGGACCGGCCGGGCGGCTCGTTCGGGCGGTTCACGCTGCCCGGATCCGGGGCTCGGTCGACGATCGTGTGCGGCGCGTACAAGCTGATGCGCCGCCGCCCGCATCCACTGTTGCGAGACCTGCCGGAGGTCGTCCACCTGCCGGCCGCGCCCGGCCGGAATCCGGGGCTGCGGGCGATGGTGGACCTGCTCGGCGCCGAGCTGCACGAGGCGCCACCCGGGGCCGCCGCCGTGGCACCGTCCCTTGTGGACGCTCTGCTGGTCTACCTGATCCGCGCCTGGATGGCCGGCGCAGAGAACAGCACGACGAGCTGGTCGGCCGCGTTGAGCGACCCCGAAATCTCCCCGGTGCTGGCGGCCATGCACGCCGACCCCCGCCGAGCCTGGACGGTGCAGCAGCTCGCCGCCGTCGCCGGGCTGTCACGGGCGGCGTTCGCCCGCAGGTTCACCTCCGTGGTGGGCGAACCTCCGCTGACGTACTTCACGCGCTGGCGGATGACCACCGCGGCCCAGCTGCTGCGCACCACCGACCACACGCTGGCCCGCGTCGCGGACGCCGTCGGCTACGGCTCCCCGTTCGCCTTCGCCAAGGCATTCGCACGGGAATACGCGACCACCCCCGGCAGCTACCGGGCCGAGCCCGGCGGATGA
- a CDS encoding NAD(P)H-binding protein, giving the protein MKTVWVEGATGKAGKRVTAALAAAGLAVRAASRHPGVPTANVTPVPFDWADESTWAGSVAGADALFLKGLDVLDDAASVIARLIATAPRAEHVVLMSAFGVDKAPAAAPRARVEQAVRESGRNWTILRPNWLMQNFDEDDAVYARAIRDDDELYAGSGTHRAAFVDTRDVADAAVAVLTTDGHHRRGYDLTGPRSLTFAEVAETLSAASGRAIRHVDADLETHRAHFARSGRPDAWVEHMMELFAFVRADVFDGVTGDVRRLTGHAPRSLEDYARSACSCP; this is encoded by the coding sequence ATGAAGACGGTATGGGTCGAAGGGGCCACCGGAAAGGCGGGCAAGCGCGTGACCGCCGCGCTCGCCGCGGCGGGTCTTGCGGTGCGGGCGGCGAGCCGGCATCCGGGAGTGCCCACCGCGAACGTCACCCCGGTGCCGTTCGACTGGGCCGACGAGTCCACCTGGGCCGGTTCGGTCGCCGGCGCGGACGCGCTGTTCCTGAAGGGACTCGACGTCCTGGACGACGCGGCCTCGGTGATCGCGCGGCTCATCGCCACGGCCCCGCGGGCGGAGCACGTGGTCCTGATGTCCGCCTTCGGGGTCGACAAGGCGCCGGCGGCCGCTCCGCGCGCCCGGGTCGAACAGGCGGTGCGGGAGTCCGGCCGGAACTGGACGATCCTGCGTCCCAACTGGCTGATGCAGAACTTCGACGAGGACGACGCGGTGTACGCCAGGGCGATCCGCGACGACGACGAGCTGTACGCGGGAAGCGGCACCCACCGTGCGGCTTTCGTCGACACTCGCGACGTCGCCGACGCGGCCGTCGCGGTGCTGACCACCGACGGCCATCACCGCCGCGGCTACGACCTCACCGGGCCCCGGTCGCTGACGTTCGCGGAGGTGGCCGAAACCCTGTCGGCCGCGTCGGGGCGAGCGATCCGCCACGTCGACGCCGATCTCGAGACGCACCGGGCGCATTTCGCCCGTTCCGGTCGCCCGGACGCGTGGGTCGAGCACATGATGGAGCTGTTCGCCTTCGTGCGCGCCGACGTCTTCGACGGCGTCACCGGCGATGTCCGGCGGCTCACCGGCCATGCCCCGCGTTCGCTGGAGGACTACGCGCGATCAGCGTGTTCGTGTCCGTAA